A window of Methylobacterium bullatum genomic DNA:
GGAGGACCAGCCAAAAGACATGCACAAAACGCATGCATTTTTTGAGCGCCATGTAACGTGGCGAGAAATTAGGCAGCCGAGAATGCGGGCAGCCCGGTCGGGAGCGTGATTCGCGGACTCGGATCGAGCCGGTGGCCTAAAGCCGGAACCCCTCGCCGAGATAAAGGCGCCGTGCATCCTCGTTGGCGACGATCTCCTCCGGCGTGCCCTCGGTAAGGATGCGGCCGGAATGGGCGATATAGGCGCGGTCGATGAGGCCCAGGGTCTCTCGGACGTTGTGATCGGTGATGAGCACACCGATGCCGCGCTGCTTCAGGTGCTTCACCAGATCCTGGATGTCGCCCACCGCGATGGGGTCGATGCCGGCGAAGGGTTCGTCGAGGAGCATGAAGCTCGGTGAGGTCGCCAGGGCGCGGGCGATCTCGCAGCGACGCCGCTCGCCGCCCGACAGCGCGATCGAAGGCGCCTTGCGCAGACGTGCGATGTCGAATTCCTCGAGCAGCGAATCGAGCTTGCGCTCGCGCTCCTTGCGGCTGGGCTCCACCACTTCGAGCACGGCGCGGATGTTGTCCTCCACCGACAAGCCGCGGAAGATCGAGGCTTCCTGCGGCAGGTAGCCGATGCCGAGGCGCGCGCG
This region includes:
- the lptB_2 gene encoding Lipopolysaccharide export system ATP-binding protein LptB, with the translated sequence MTSALPVTPAPDPISSRIADAASAGAVRGPSLLSRLFRRGKGRAAGGEAGLSGSGGGPGILHVEGLRKSYGARTVVHEAGLTVRNGEAVGLLGPNGAGKTTIFYMITGLVSADRGSISLDGLPITHLPMYQRARLGIGYLPQEASIFRGLSVEDNIRAVLEVVEPSRKERERKLDSLLEEFDIARLRKAPSIALSGGERRRCEIARALATSPSFMLLDEPFAGIDPIAVGDIQDLVKHLKQRGIGVLITDHNVRETLGLIDRAYIAHSGRILTEGTPEEIVANEDARRLYLGEGFRL